One stretch of Bremerella cremea DNA includes these proteins:
- a CDS encoding carboxypeptidase-like regulatory domain-containing protein — protein sequence MRMSLFLGAVVVASLVGCTGSDIPKTYPVTGSVTYKGKPVEGANITLVSSDPAVRSAGAESDAEGKFSVKTYFSPKQQAEGVVPGDYVITVSKMEKHELPEGMKPEEAIAAFREMGPAKNLLPKKFASPQSSDLKISVTDTAPEPLVLDLSN from the coding sequence ATGCGAATGTCACTGTTTCTAGGGGCTGTTGTCGTCGCTTCACTTGTCGGTTGTACTGGCAGTGACATTCCCAAGACGTACCCGGTGACTGGTTCCGTTACCTACAAGGGAAAGCCCGTCGAAGGAGCGAACATCACCTTGGTGTCAAGCGATCCAGCGGTGCGATCTGCTGGCGCCGAGAGCGATGCCGAAGGTAAGTTCTCGGTGAAAACGTATTTCTCGCCCAAGCAGCAGGCGGAAGGTGTCGTTCCCGGGGATTATGTCATCACAGTAAGCAAGATGGAGAAACACGAGCTGCCGGAAGGAATGAAGCCGGAGGAAGCAATTGCCGCTTTCCGCGAGATGGGACCCGCTAAGAACTTGCTGCCCAAGAAATTTGCGAGTCCTCAATCGTCCGACTTGAAGATATCGGTCACCGACACCGCGCCCGAGCCGTTGGTGTTAGACCTTTCCAATTAG
- a CDS encoding response regulator, producing the protein MARMKILIVEDDRALADVLAYNVRQAGYDVLSAYDGQDGLTQAQVKTPDMVILDLMLPVVDGLEVCRRLRADPATKDIMVLMLTAKAEESDQLIGFSLGADDYVTKPFSVKVLLERIKALERRRRGEETPTTDVVSSQGVTIDRRRHRATVHGKPLQLTRSEFRLLETLTRQPGRVFDRSELIDAALGEDTVVMERTIDVHVRALRRKMAEFADLIETVRGVGYRFRDPGAKLSDVTDNDEESAEPAGSSFRI; encoded by the coding sequence ATGGCCCGGATGAAGATTCTGATTGTCGAAGACGACCGTGCTCTGGCTGACGTGTTGGCTTACAACGTCCGTCAAGCTGGCTATGACGTACTCTCGGCTTACGATGGTCAGGATGGTTTGACTCAGGCACAAGTAAAAACGCCTGACATGGTGATCCTCGACTTGATGCTACCGGTCGTCGACGGTCTGGAAGTTTGCCGCCGACTGCGAGCCGACCCTGCGACGAAAGACATCATGGTATTGATGTTGACTGCCAAAGCAGAAGAGTCGGACCAGTTGATCGGTTTTTCGCTGGGGGCAGACGACTACGTCACCAAGCCGTTTAGCGTGAAAGTCTTGCTGGAACGGATCAAAGCGTTGGAGCGTCGCCGACGCGGGGAAGAAACGCCCACGACCGATGTCGTCTCCAGTCAAGGAGTCACGATCGATCGTCGGCGCCATCGTGCCACCGTGCATGGCAAGCCGCTGCAACTGACTCGCAGTGAGTTCCGTTTGCTGGAAACCCTCACCCGCCAACCGGGGCGAGTGTTCGATCGCTCGGAGTTGATCGATGCTGCGTTAGGAGAAGATACCGTTGTGATGGAGCGGACGATTGATGTTCACGTGAGAGCTCTGCGACGGAAAATGGCTGAATTCGCAGACCTGATCGAAACGGTTCGGGGTGTAGGCTATCGCTTCCGCGATCCTGGGGCAA
- a CDS encoding sensor histidine kinase, whose translation MVRSRIGTYILLLLVTISFVSLLAMTWAARLERNAAIRAERIKKLQTVVQLVKVTVWKDEASQSLDEELLQKQISQAAAETGTYLTIIDAGGRVLADSLNPPRRMPSLRDQGEFREAAREEFGYAQRFLPDQDITMQMVVQRVDRQGKPIAFVRAGLPKDEFNSSSSTISFVVAAIAMGAIVVGVFLTRALEVRLFDPVVELIDACKSLAIRGERKNLWNSSPDELGQLVREFQVMSNTVTKREAELRDQANRIETVLGSMVEGVIAVSSDRVVLLANQAVRRLLGIRAEKVEGRPLIEVTRNRALDQSVQQTLSTGKPVSMEFEVHSPFRRVLNIHANCLPGDPCPGVVLVLHDMTELRRLENLRREFVANVSHELKTPLAAIRAYAETLHMGAVDDAENRDYFLGQITDQSDRLHDLIMDMLQLARVEAGQEVFDITDVNVADIAQWCADTLRDKAAAKQIRLVVESAEDDEVYVRADEEGLRTIVGNLIDNAVKYSGKPGDVVVRWKAEGDQVAISVQDHGIGIPDDAQDRIFERFFRVDKARSREMGGTGLGLSIVKHLAGSFGGSVELKSTLNVGSVFTVHLKRSRILTN comes from the coding sequence ATGGTACGGTCGCGAATTGGAACTTACATCTTGCTCTTGTTGGTCACGATTAGCTTCGTGTCCCTCTTGGCGATGACCTGGGCAGCCCGGCTGGAACGTAACGCGGCCATTCGCGCCGAGCGTATCAAGAAATTGCAAACGGTTGTTCAGCTTGTCAAAGTCACCGTTTGGAAAGACGAAGCCAGCCAATCCCTCGACGAAGAACTGCTCCAAAAACAAATTTCCCAGGCCGCCGCAGAAACAGGGACCTATCTCACGATTATCGATGCTGGCGGGCGCGTGTTGGCCGACTCGTTGAATCCGCCACGGCGGATGCCCAGCCTGCGCGACCAAGGCGAGTTCCGCGAAGCCGCGCGGGAAGAATTTGGCTATGCTCAGCGTTTTTTGCCCGACCAAGACATCACGATGCAGATGGTTGTGCAACGAGTCGATCGCCAGGGAAAACCGATCGCCTTTGTACGTGCTGGACTACCCAAGGATGAATTCAATAGTTCGAGTAGCACGATCTCGTTCGTGGTGGCAGCGATTGCGATGGGAGCCATCGTGGTAGGGGTCTTTCTTACCCGAGCCCTGGAAGTTCGCTTATTCGATCCCGTAGTCGAACTCATCGACGCCTGCAAATCGTTGGCGATACGCGGAGAACGGAAGAACCTCTGGAATTCCTCACCCGATGAATTAGGACAACTGGTTCGTGAATTTCAAGTCATGTCCAACACCGTGACGAAGCGCGAGGCGGAACTGCGCGATCAGGCGAATCGTATCGAAACCGTGTTAGGTAGCATGGTCGAAGGGGTGATTGCGGTAAGCTCCGATCGGGTTGTGTTGCTGGCAAATCAGGCCGTGCGGCGGTTGTTAGGCATCCGAGCTGAAAAGGTGGAAGGGCGTCCTTTGATCGAAGTCACGCGTAATCGAGCTTTAGATCAATCGGTGCAGCAAACGCTTTCCACAGGCAAGCCTGTTTCGATGGAGTTTGAGGTTCATTCTCCCTTTCGTCGTGTGCTGAACATTCATGCTAACTGCCTGCCTGGCGATCCTTGTCCTGGCGTGGTGCTGGTGCTGCACGATATGACCGAACTGCGCCGTTTGGAAAACCTCCGCCGAGAGTTTGTCGCCAATGTCTCGCACGAACTAAAAACCCCTTTGGCCGCCATTCGAGCCTATGCCGAAACGCTGCACATGGGGGCTGTGGATGATGCCGAGAACCGAGATTACTTTCTGGGCCAAATCACCGATCAAAGCGATCGATTGCATGATCTGATCATGGACATGCTGCAACTTGCCCGTGTGGAAGCAGGCCAGGAAGTGTTTGACATCACCGATGTCAACGTTGCCGATATCGCCCAGTGGTGTGCCGATACGCTTCGAGATAAAGCCGCAGCGAAGCAGATTCGCCTGGTTGTTGAGTCCGCCGAAGACGACGAGGTTTACGTCCGGGCGGATGAAGAAGGCCTGCGAACGATTGTCGGTAACCTGATCGACAATGCGGTGAAGTATTCCGGCAAACCAGGAGATGTCGTGGTGCGTTGGAAAGCCGAGGGAGACCAAGTGGCGATTTCGGTGCAAGATCACGGCATCGGTATCCCGGATGATGCCCAAGATCGAATCTTCGAACGATTCTTCCGGGTCGATAAAGCGAGATCCCGCGAAATGGGGGGGACTGGCTTGGGGCTCTCAATTGTAAAGCACTTGGCGGGCTCATTTGGGGGGAGTGTTGAACTGAAAAGCACCCTAAATGTGGGGTCTGTCTTCACGGTTCATCTGAAAAGAAGCCGCATTCTAACAAATTAA
- the phoU gene encoding phosphate signaling complex protein PhoU, which translates to MPLHLQRDLDHLHHEVLSLSGVVEEMLEKATRALFERNAQMADEVIGFDFIVDEREVQIEEECLKALALHQPVAVDLRRIATVLKVNNDLERMADLTVNLAERAKSVIEYPTFVIPPRLARMADIAKEMLADVLDSFVNMDCVAAARVGATDELVDRMNEEIIQELQKTMKDRPDQVVPALHCFSASRHIERISDHATNISDDVIYMVKGTIVRHRFSSGANGSLASG; encoded by the coding sequence ATGCCGCTTCACCTGCAACGCGACTTAGATCACCTTCATCACGAGGTGTTGTCGCTCTCAGGGGTTGTGGAAGAGATGCTGGAGAAGGCGACCCGGGCGCTTTTTGAGCGGAATGCTCAAATGGCGGATGAAGTGATTGGGTTTGATTTTATCGTCGACGAGCGAGAAGTGCAGATTGAGGAAGAGTGCCTGAAAGCACTGGCCCTGCATCAACCAGTCGCAGTCGATTTACGCCGCATCGCTACCGTGTTAAAAGTCAACAACGACCTCGAACGGATGGCTGACTTAACGGTCAATCTGGCCGAACGTGCCAAATCGGTTATCGAATATCCCACGTTTGTCATTCCACCCCGCTTGGCACGCATGGCAGATATCGCCAAAGAGATGCTGGCCGATGTACTCGATTCGTTTGTCAACATGGACTGTGTCGCAGCGGCTCGCGTGGGGGCCACCGACGAGTTAGTCGATCGGATGAACGAAGAGATTATTCAAGAACTACAAAAGACGATGAAAGATCGTCCCGATCAAGTGGTCCCGGCACTGCATTGCTTTTCGGCAAGTCGGCATATCGAGCGAATTTCCGACCACGCGACGAATATCTCGGACGACGTGATTTATATGGTCAAAGGAACGATCGTGCGGCATCGTTTTTCAAGCGGCGCCAATGGTTCCTTGGCAAGTGGTTAA
- a CDS encoding DUF1559 domain-containing protein, with amino-acid sequence MSSRTHRGPRGFTLVELLVVIAIIGVLIALLLPAVQQAREAARRMSCQNNLKQLGLALHSYHDIHKKFPMNWFDVNGGKNMCVFIGLLPFIEQNSLFDGIDLTNNNLTIYPVNGKPVGQHVIAAYQCPSDPGVYSPDPTTSYIRASYAPSIGAQKMESAHGCNLASTAGAFPTGLGLDTDNDGEDPFNRGNVRSDYGQQQVSGAFGRGYFTPYSANLRDLRDGTTNTILMGEVRMECNLYAPWGWAWPESLWYATTAPINFPTCPNEGPYGTQTCFDNNSNNWNAIFGFKSAHPGGCQFVMGDGSVHFLAETLDRLTYARLGDKSDGQVVGEY; translated from the coding sequence ATGTCTAGTCGTACCCATAGGGGCCCCAGGGGATTCACGTTGGTGGAACTCCTTGTTGTTATTGCCATTATTGGCGTATTGATTGCGTTGCTCTTACCGGCTGTTCAGCAGGCGCGAGAGGCTGCTAGGCGAATGAGTTGTCAAAACAACCTCAAGCAGCTTGGGTTGGCGTTGCACAGCTACCACGACATTCACAAAAAATTCCCGATGAACTGGTTTGATGTTAATGGCGGGAAGAACATGTGTGTCTTCATTGGGTTGCTGCCATTCATCGAGCAGAATTCGCTGTTTGACGGAATCGATCTCACGAATAACAACCTGACCATCTATCCGGTGAATGGAAAGCCGGTCGGCCAGCACGTGATTGCCGCTTATCAGTGCCCTAGTGATCCTGGCGTATACTCCCCAGATCCTACTACGTCGTATATACGTGCCAGCTATGCCCCTAGCATCGGCGCCCAAAAAATGGAGTCTGCACACGGATGCAACTTAGCGTCTACGGCAGGGGCTTTTCCGACTGGGCTGGGACTCGACACCGACAACGATGGCGAGGATCCGTTCAATCGCGGTAACGTTCGCTCCGACTATGGCCAGCAACAGGTTTCCGGGGCGTTTGGCCGGGGTTATTTTACGCCTTACAGCGCGAACCTGCGGGACTTACGCGATGGGACGACCAATACGATCTTGATGGGTGAGGTTCGGATGGAATGCAATCTGTATGCTCCCTGGGGATGGGCATGGCCTGAATCGCTGTGGTACGCGACCACTGCTCCGATTAACTTTCCTACATGTCCGAACGAAGGTCCCTACGGTACCCAGACTTGCTTCGATAATAATAGCAACAATTGGAACGCTATTTTCGGCTTCAAATCGGCTCATCCTGGCGGATGTCAGTTCGTGATGGGAGACGGATCGGTCCATTTTCTCGCGGAAACACTCGATCGTCTGACGTACGCCCGCTTGGGAGATAAATCCGATGGCCAAGTGGTTGGCGAATACTAG
- a CDS encoding AraC family transcriptional regulator — protein sequence MSNTYKNEWETRLEALFAQAPSLALIEELFARLEEVSICIKDLEGRYLSVNGAFLRSVPKWRREDVIGKDVFDLYPQALAVGYQQQDQQLMTKGQNLHDQLEMITNPDGTLGWYITSKVLAKDVTGKVIAIVGMSRDLHAPTEKAKRYSKVAVALKKIQNEYAKPLRVQQLAEESGLSVSQFERIMRSMIQITPSQYLIRQRVEAAAVLLRDSDKKIAAVAMDCGFSDQPSFCKQFKRVTGLSPLKYRKMTRSES from the coding sequence ATGTCGAATACCTACAAGAACGAATGGGAAACTCGTCTGGAAGCACTCTTCGCCCAGGCTCCTTCGCTGGCGCTGATCGAAGAACTTTTTGCCCGGCTGGAAGAAGTCAGCATTTGCATCAAAGATCTTGAAGGACGTTACCTGAGCGTCAACGGTGCGTTTTTGCGAAGTGTTCCGAAGTGGCGCCGCGAAGATGTGATCGGCAAAGATGTTTTCGATTTGTACCCGCAAGCCTTAGCGGTCGGCTACCAACAGCAAGACCAGCAGCTTATGACCAAAGGGCAGAACCTACATGATCAGCTGGAGATGATCACCAATCCAGATGGCACGCTGGGTTGGTATATTACCAGCAAAGTTCTGGCCAAAGATGTTACCGGAAAAGTAATCGCGATTGTCGGCATGTCGCGCGATCTCCATGCTCCGACCGAGAAAGCCAAACGCTATAGCAAAGTGGCGGTGGCCCTGAAGAAGATTCAAAACGAATATGCCAAGCCGCTGCGAGTGCAACAATTGGCCGAAGAATCGGGACTATCGGTGAGCCAGTTCGAACGCATTATGCGGTCGATGATTCAAATCACGCCGTCCCAGTATTTAATTCGCCAACGCGTCGAAGCGGCAGCGGTGCTGCTGCGAGATAGCGACAAGAAGATTGCTGCTGTGGCAATGGATTGCGGTTTCAGCGATCAACCATCGTTCTGCAAACAGTTCAAACGCGTCACTGGACTTTCGCCGCTGAAGTATCGCAAGATGACGCGTAGCGAGAGCTAG
- a CDS encoding FAD:protein FMN transferase, producing the protein MANRLVADSTFWGTLGGMLCVLLPLASAEEASLLTVSQLHMGTMVRIVADCDDAEIFQKATTAAFARIREIEQICSDYRNDSEVLILSAKSPTSQAVPVSDDLWYVLSQAQEVNQQSRGAFDVTVGPLTKEWRRFRRRNQLDEDRIKAVRAAIGAKHLRLHPDKQAVSLAVANMRIDLGGIAKGYAIDAAIQVLSEHGITRALVDAGGDVGVSAAPRGEPGWKVGIAGLDPKAPPILVTHLTHGAVATSGDAYQFLEHNGKRYSHILDPRTGYGVAHRGTITVFAQNATQADAWASALSVLGPQPAAEVLADRPEVATWMEVLIGEKPTTWTSPNLGNWLSEHSASETESTP; encoded by the coding sequence ATGGCAAATCGCCTCGTTGCTGACAGTACCTTTTGGGGGACGTTGGGGGGCATGCTCTGTGTGCTATTACCATTGGCGAGCGCGGAAGAGGCTTCCCTTCTTACGGTTTCTCAGTTGCACATGGGGACAATGGTCCGCATAGTCGCTGACTGCGACGACGCCGAAATCTTTCAAAAAGCGACCACGGCGGCCTTTGCACGCATTCGTGAGATCGAGCAAATTTGTAGCGATTACCGCAATGATTCCGAGGTCTTAATTCTCTCTGCAAAATCTCCGACCAGCCAAGCTGTCCCGGTGAGCGATGACCTGTGGTATGTCCTTTCCCAGGCCCAAGAGGTCAACCAACAGTCGCGGGGCGCCTTCGATGTGACGGTGGGGCCGTTGACCAAAGAGTGGCGTCGATTCCGTCGCCGCAATCAATTGGACGAAGATCGTATCAAAGCGGTACGCGCGGCTATCGGAGCCAAGCACTTGAGGCTTCATCCGGATAAGCAAGCCGTCAGCCTGGCCGTGGCGAACATGCGAATTGACCTGGGAGGGATCGCCAAAGGCTATGCCATCGATGCCGCGATCCAGGTGCTTTCGGAACATGGGATTACACGTGCCCTGGTCGACGCTGGCGGCGATGTTGGCGTTAGCGCGGCCCCACGGGGCGAGCCAGGTTGGAAAGTGGGAATCGCTGGACTCGATCCGAAAGCCCCTCCCATCTTGGTTACCCATCTCACCCACGGCGCTGTGGCCACTTCGGGCGATGCCTATCAGTTCTTAGAACACAATGGCAAACGCTACTCGCACATTCTCGACCCACGAACTGGGTATGGTGTCGCCCATCGTGGCACGATTACCGTGTTCGCTCAGAACGCAACTCAGGCCGATGCTTGGGCATCCGCATTAAGCGTGCTGGGGCCGCAACCGGCAGCAGAGGTCTTAGCCGATCGGCCCGAAGTGGCGACGTGGATGGAAGTGCTTATCGGCGAAAAGCCGACGACCTGGACGAGCCCGAACCTAGGGAATTGGCTTAGCGAACACTCAGCCAGCGAAACAGAATCAACCCCATAA
- a CDS encoding cryptochrome/photolyase family protein, which yields MRHLLLILGDQLDRDSAIFDGYDPQQDLLWMAEVDHEIANVPSHQQRIVLFLSAMRHFRDELEESGKQVAYHQLTSDPRKDQGKTFGDLLRRTLQDEQPAAIRVVLPGDYRVKRELQTIAQAHQIPLDILPDLHFYATVNEFHKFAQGRKSLLLETFYRQMRKKHGLLMNGHQPLGGRWNYDHDNREPLPKRGPGKIGRPTSFTPDKITQEVMDLVEARYADHPGTAEGFDLPVTTGQARRMLADFVGKHLADFGRYEDAMWLDEPFLHHSRLSTSLNLKLLNPRECVAAAIEAYENQSAPLASVEGFVRQIVGWREFIRGIYWTHMPDYAELNYFQHDAAMPSFFWDGQTDMQCIQQSVKHVLRFGYVHHIQRLMVLGNLSLTLGVDPYAFHQWHMAMYLDAVDWVSLPNTLGMSQHGDGGIVGTKPYASTGNYIHKMSNFCGNCRYNYKQAVGDNACPITTLYWDFLDRHYDQLANNSRMKLQLKPIETKRDTGEIEAIRHQAAHLRQTWQV from the coding sequence ATGCGACATTTGCTGTTAATTCTCGGAGACCAACTCGATCGAGATTCGGCGATTTTTGATGGCTACGATCCCCAGCAAGATCTACTCTGGATGGCCGAAGTCGATCACGAAATCGCGAATGTTCCTAGCCATCAGCAGCGGATCGTCCTGTTTCTTTCAGCGATGCGTCATTTTCGTGACGAATTGGAGGAATCTGGCAAGCAGGTCGCCTACCATCAACTGACCAGCGATCCACGAAAAGACCAAGGCAAGACATTCGGTGATCTACTGCGGAGAACGTTGCAAGACGAGCAGCCTGCGGCCATACGGGTTGTTTTGCCTGGCGACTACCGGGTGAAACGTGAACTGCAAACGATCGCTCAAGCGCATCAGATTCCGCTCGACATTTTGCCCGATCTTCACTTCTATGCCACGGTGAACGAATTTCACAAGTTTGCTCAGGGGCGCAAGTCGCTTCTCTTGGAAACGTTTTATCGGCAGATGCGAAAGAAGCACGGTCTGCTGATGAATGGCCATCAGCCGCTGGGCGGCCGCTGGAACTACGATCACGACAACCGCGAACCGCTTCCCAAGCGTGGCCCTGGCAAAATCGGTCGCCCCACTTCGTTTACCCCAGATAAGATCACGCAAGAAGTGATGGACTTGGTGGAAGCACGTTATGCAGATCATCCTGGCACAGCAGAAGGTTTCGACCTGCCGGTCACAACTGGCCAGGCAAGACGAATGCTGGCCGATTTCGTTGGTAAGCATCTGGCAGACTTCGGTCGTTACGAAGATGCCATGTGGCTGGACGAACCCTTTTTGCATCATTCTCGCCTGTCGACCAGTTTGAATTTAAAACTGCTCAATCCGCGAGAATGTGTTGCGGCCGCGATCGAGGCTTATGAAAACCAATCCGCCCCGTTAGCCAGCGTTGAAGGTTTTGTCCGGCAAATCGTCGGTTGGCGGGAATTCATTCGTGGTATCTACTGGACCCACATGCCAGACTACGCTGAGTTGAATTACTTCCAGCACGACGCAGCCATGCCTTCGTTCTTCTGGGATGGTCAAACCGACATGCAGTGTATTCAGCAGTCGGTGAAGCACGTTCTTCGTTTCGGTTATGTACATCACATCCAACGCTTGATGGTCCTGGGCAACTTGTCCCTGACGCTTGGTGTCGATCCTTACGCGTTCCATCAATGGCACATGGCCATGTATCTCGATGCGGTCGATTGGGTCTCGCTGCCTAACACCTTGGGGATGAGCCAACATGGCGATGGCGGGATCGTCGGCACGAAGCCGTACGCATCCACGGGCAATTACATCCACAAAATGAGCAACTTTTGTGGCAACTGTCGTTACAACTATAAGCAGGCCGTGGGAGACAATGCTTGTCCAATCACGACGCTCTATTGGGACTTTCTCGACCGCCACTACGACCAGTTGGCGAATAATTCTCGCATGAAACTGCAGCTAAAACCTATCGAGACCAAGCGAGACACAGGAGAAATCGAAGCCATCCGCCATCAAGCGGCCCATCTACGTCAAACGTGGCAAGTTTGA
- a CDS encoding Gfo/Idh/MocA family protein, producing the protein MSKKESNKKSDATQTSRRDFIKTGSSMLVAGGAIAGSLSIAQSAHAFGSDQIKIGLVGCGGRGTGAADQAMNTEGETKLVAMGDVFEDRLSQSLRALTGRHAKKVDVPADRQFVGFDAYQKVIDSDIDLVILATAPGFRPLHFETAVNAGKHVFMEKPVATDSPGIRRVLEANKIAKEKNLAVAVGLQRHHEKAYIETINRLKDGAIGDIIFCRAYWNSSGVWTRNRTASQSELEYQMRNWYYFNWLCGDHIVEQHIHNLDVINWLMDGPPESAEGMGGRQVRKGADNGEIYDHHMIEFTYPNGVKMLSSCRHIPGCWNSVSEHAHGSRGYADISGGKIYDAKGDLVWSYGQGGRNGHQEEHHDLFAVLRKGERPNEAEYGAHSTMTAIFGRMATYSGGHSGKGGQVLKYQDALNSEIALADFDKLTSMQDEAPVKPDPEGVKKQLEQSPYIIPMPGESITI; encoded by the coding sequence ATGTCCAAGAAAGAATCGAATAAAAAATCGGACGCGACTCAGACGTCGCGACGTGATTTCATTAAGACCGGTTCCTCGATGCTAGTCGCCGGTGGTGCGATCGCTGGTTCGTTAAGCATCGCCCAAAGTGCCCACGCTTTTGGTAGCGACCAAATTAAGATCGGTTTGGTGGGTTGCGGCGGTCGTGGTACCGGTGCTGCTGATCAAGCGATGAACACCGAAGGCGAAACCAAACTGGTCGCCATGGGTGACGTATTCGAAGATCGACTCTCGCAAAGCCTGCGTGCTTTGACTGGGCGTCACGCGAAGAAAGTCGATGTGCCAGCCGATCGTCAGTTCGTTGGTTTCGACGCCTACCAGAAGGTGATCGACTCGGACATCGATTTGGTGATTCTCGCCACTGCTCCTGGTTTCCGTCCGCTCCATTTTGAAACCGCCGTCAATGCGGGCAAGCACGTCTTCATGGAGAAGCCGGTTGCTACCGATTCGCCTGGGATTCGCCGCGTGCTGGAAGCCAACAAGATTGCTAAGGAAAAGAACCTGGCCGTCGCCGTTGGTCTGCAACGCCATCACGAAAAGGCCTATATCGAAACGATCAACCGCCTGAAGGATGGCGCGATCGGCGATATCATCTTCTGCCGAGCCTACTGGAACTCGAGCGGCGTTTGGACCCGTAACCGTACCGCTTCGCAATCCGAACTCGAGTACCAAATGCGAAACTGGTACTACTTTAACTGGCTGTGCGGAGATCACATCGTTGAGCAGCACATCCATAATCTCGACGTCATCAACTGGCTGATGGATGGTCCACCAGAGTCGGCCGAAGGCATGGGTGGTCGTCAGGTTCGTAAGGGTGCCGACAATGGTGAAATCTACGATCACCACATGATCGAATTCACCTACCCTAACGGTGTGAAGATGCTCAGCTCGTGCCGTCACATCCCTGGCTGCTGGAACAGTGTTTCCGAGCATGCCCATGGTTCGCGTGGTTACGCCGACATCAGCGGCGGCAAAATCTACGATGCCAAGGGAGACCTGGTTTGGAGCTACGGCCAAGGTGGTCGTAACGGTCACCAGGAAGAACACCATGACCTGTTCGCGGTGCTGCGGAAGGGCGAACGTCCGAACGAAGCAGAATATGGTGCTCATAGCACCATGACGGCGATCTTCGGGCGTATGGCGACCTACTCCGGTGGTCACAGCGGCAAGGGTGGTCAGGTGTTGAAGTACCAGGACGCTTTGAATTCGGAAATTGCTCTGGCCGACTTCGACAAGTTGACCAGCATGCAAGACGAAGCCCCGGTCAAGCCAGACCCAGAAGGGGTCAAGAAGCAGTTGGAACAATCGCCTTACATCATTCCAATGCCAGGCGAATCGATCACGATCTAA